In the Thermodesulfovibrio yellowstonii DSM 11347 genome, one interval contains:
- the nuoK gene encoding NADH-quinone oxidoreductase subunit NuoK: protein MIPLEAYLILAGLIFSMGLINLLINRNLIIVFVSLEVMLAGVNLALVALSHYMNDIRGQVLAIFTIAVAAGSVAVGLSLLIAHFNLKKSVDTEEIRELKEE from the coding sequence ATGATACCTCTTGAAGCTTATCTCATACTTGCTGGATTAATTTTTAGTATGGGATTGATCAATCTCCTTATAAACAGAAATCTAATAATTGTTTTCGTATCGCTTGAAGTGATGCTTGCAGGAGTTAATCTTGCCTTGGTTGCACTCTCTCACTACATGAATGACATTAGAGGACAAGTGCTGGCAATATTTACAATAGCTGTTGCTGCAGGTTCTGTTGCTGTAGGACTTTCTCTCCTTATCGCTCACTTTAATCTGAAAAAAAGTGTGGACACAGAAGAAATAAGAGAACTTAAAGAGGAGTAA
- a CDS encoding NADH-quinone oxidoreductase subunit B, with product MLPSTNDKQLIEVEEGTKIIKGSNVIITTLDKVVNWGRSNSLWPLTFGLACCAIEMMAAGASHLDLDRFGILFRASPRQADVIIIAGTVTYKMAPIVKRVYDQMPEPKYVIAMGSCACTGGIFNTYSTVQGADQFLPVDVYVPGCPPRPEALMYGVLKLKEKIMREEGRWGRLK from the coding sequence ATGCTTCCCTCTACTAATGATAAACAGCTTATTGAGGTAGAAGAAGGAACAAAGATAATCAAGGGTAGCAATGTCATAATTACTACTCTTGACAAAGTCGTAAACTGGGGTAGGTCAAACTCTCTTTGGCCCCTCACTTTTGGTCTTGCCTGCTGCGCCATCGAGATGATGGCAGCAGGCGCATCCCATTTAGACCTTGACCGTTTTGGAATACTCTTTAGAGCCTCACCACGTCAGGCAGATGTAATAATCATAGCTGGAACAGTTACATACAAAATGGCACCTATTGTTAAAAGGGTTTATGACCAGATGCCAGAACCAAAGTATGTCATAGCAATGGGAAGTTGTGCATGCACAGGTGGAATATTTAATACCTACAGCACTGTTCAAGGTGCTGACCAGTTTTTACCTGTAGATGTCTATGTTCCTGGTTGTCCACCAAGACCTGAAGCATTGATGTATGGTGTGCTTAAATTGAAAGAAAAAATTATGAGGGAAGAAGGAAGATGGGGGAGACTGAAATAG
- the nuoI gene encoding NADH-quinone oxidoreductase subunit NuoI, with translation MNNLLKKILFIDLIKGLLITFKTIFTTPVTIRYPKQKRPLEDGFRGRHAFVRDPETGKERCVACTKCAQVCPSQCIYIDYSINPETGARVLTKYEIDALRCIFCGYCEEVCPVNAIVLTEYFEYASYTREENYFNRDRLLINWDEFIGQYERKEYLNKFWHLPGIGRERLPVGKRQPNPIIGREESQ, from the coding sequence ATGAACAATTTACTGAAAAAGATACTCTTCATTGACCTAATTAAGGGATTATTAATTACTTTCAAGACAATTTTCACAACACCTGTAACAATAAGATATCCAAAACAGAAAAGACCTCTTGAAGATGGTTTCAGGGGAAGGCATGCCTTTGTTCGTGATCCTGAAACAGGGAAGGAGCGTTGTGTTGCCTGTACAAAGTGTGCTCAGGTATGCCCAAGCCAGTGCATATACATTGACTATTCAATAAACCCTGAAACAGGAGCAAGAGTTTTAACGAAGTATGAGATAGATGCACTAAGATGTATCTTCTGCGGATACTGCGAAGAAGTCTGTCCTGTAAATGCAATTGTTCTTACTGAGTATTTTGAGTATGCCTCTTACACAAGAGAGGAAAACTACTTTAACAGAGATAGACTTCTTATTAACTGGGATGAATTTATTGGACAGTATGAGAGAAAGGAATATCTGAATAAATTCTGGCATTTGCCTGGAATTGGTAGAGAGAGACTTCCCGTTGGTAAAAGACAGCCCAATCCAATCATTGGAAGGGAGGAAAGTCAATAA
- a CDS encoding NADH-quinone oxidoreductase subunit J codes for MIYFIFAYFCLATLGISIMSLTRKNPVHAVLWLLLLFLHVAVIYLFLNAEFLAMVQVIVYAGAILVMFLFTLFLLGARQLPKHKRYTSILEGRLLIGLSITATLLAVFSSIKAEYSGKYTIKYVHDVGNTKAIGAMLFNEYSLAVLILGVILLIPMIAVSVLAWRRKDDTS; via the coding sequence ATGATATATTTTATATTTGCATATTTTTGTCTTGCTACTTTAGGCATTTCCATAATGTCACTTACAAGAAAAAATCCTGTCCATGCAGTGCTCTGGCTTTTGCTTCTTTTTCTTCATGTGGCAGTTATATACTTGTTTCTTAATGCAGAATTTTTAGCTATGGTTCAGGTTATTGTTTATGCAGGTGCTATACTGGTTATGTTTCTTTTTACCTTGTTTTTACTTGGAGCGAGGCAACTTCCAAAGCATAAAAGATATACATCAATACTTGAAGGAAGATTACTTATTGGACTTTCTATAACTGCTACGCTATTAGCTGTTTTTTCATCTATTAAAGCTGAATACAGTGGAAAATATACAATAAAATACGTTCATGATGTGGGTAACACAAAAGCCATCGGTGCAATGCTTTTTAATGAATATTCTCTGGCTGTGCTCATTCTTGGAGTTATTTTACTCATTCCGATGATTGCGGTCTCGGTATTAGCATGGAGGAGAAAAGATGATACCTCTTGA
- the nuoH gene encoding NADH-quinone oxidoreductase subunit NuoH codes for MIELLIMVIKTTVVFGIVLTHVAYTTYAERKIIGRAQARMGPMEVGPHGLLQPIADFIKIFFKEDIVPINAEKFIFQIAPLIVLIFTMINLTVIPFTSNFILADLNVGLLFILASASVSVYGIILAGWSSNSKYSFLGGLRSASQVLSYEIALGLSLAGVVLAAGSLNLRDIVIAQHNTALGVYAIPQIIGFVVFVIAAFAETNRAPFDLPEAETELVAGYLTEYSAFRYALFFLAEYVAMYIMASLCALCFLGGWTIPKFITDILPFLDKVPGIIWFAIKVYAFIFLYIWVRATFPRYRFDQLLNIGWKVLIPAGILNIIIIAIFKRFAL; via the coding sequence ATGATTGAGCTTCTCATAATGGTAATTAAAACAACAGTGGTCTTTGGAATAGTTCTTACCCATGTTGCTTACACAACCTATGCAGAAAGAAAGATAATCGGCAGAGCACAGGCAAGAATGGGACCTATGGAAGTAGGACCTCATGGACTGCTTCAGCCAATTGCCGACTTCATAAAAATATTCTTTAAAGAGGACATAGTTCCTATAAATGCTGAAAAGTTTATATTCCAAATTGCACCCCTTATTGTTTTAATCTTCACAATGATTAATCTTACAGTTATCCCTTTTACTTCTAACTTTATCCTTGCCGATTTAAATGTGGGCTTACTTTTTATATTAGCCTCTGCTTCAGTCTCTGTTTACGGAATAATACTTGCTGGATGGTCATCGAATAGCAAGTACTCCTTCCTTGGTGGACTTCGTTCGGCAAGTCAGGTTCTTTCCTATGAGATAGCTCTTGGACTAAGCCTTGCTGGAGTTGTTCTTGCCGCAGGCTCCCTCAATTTAAGAGATATAGTTATAGCCCAACACAATACAGCCTTAGGAGTCTATGCAATTCCGCAGATAATTGGTTTTGTTGTCTTCGTCATTGCTGCCTTTGCAGAGACTAACCGTGCACCCTTTGACTTACCAGAGGCAGAGACAGAGCTTGTAGCAGGATATCTTACGGAATACAGTGCCTTTAGATATGCTCTATTCTTCCTTGCTGAGTATGTTGCCATGTACATTATGGCTTCTCTATGTGCCCTCTGTTTCCTTGGTGGATGGACAATTCCAAAATTCATTACTGATATACTTCCATTCTTAGATAAAGTTCCAGGAATAATCTGGTTTGCTATAAAGGTGTATGCCTTCATATTCCTATACATCTGGGTTAGAGCAACATTTCCAAGATACAGGTTTGACCAGCTGTTAAACATTGGCTGGAAAGTGCTAATTCCTGCGGGAATTTTGAATATTATAATAATCGCTATATTCAAGAGGTTTGCATTATGA
- a CDS encoding Na(+)/H(+) antiporter subunit D: MTDFIHPGVVLIFGALLLPALPKNMRGPYSVLIATVGFFLTLIAEQGFYGYMSLFGMDISPLVRVDKLSLLFAYIFSFIGLIGIIYCYHIDDWIQQLAGLFYTGASVGVSFAADILSFYLFWEMLSFCAVLLIWSQRTKEATEAGYRYILVHVAGGLSLFAGIMIYISQTGSFQFDSFMSYSGELFWWLTLIGFILCAAVPPLHAWLPDAYPSATIYGSVFLNPFTTKAAVYALIRGFPGAEILIYLGSVMAVYGVIYALLENNLRRLLSYHIVSQVGYMVAGVGLGTITLGLNGSASHAFNHILYKCLLFMSAGAVIYATGKEKMTELGDFGKYAPLTAISFFVGAFSIAGFPLTNGFIGKSPIISAAGELKNAFAYIMLNVATCGTIISIICKMGYYTFFSEKKADYQVKEIPLNMKIAMLTTSALCILIGIFPQFFYNFLPYPIDYEPYTVQHILDTLGIFSFTGLVFAMFLKTLKPKSYINLDIDWFYRVGAKYSLKSLNKTVVPAEYGFINKIWRWLIDRIILPLSSKIMAYEDRKMNGIPTFMSNLAKTMSDGLAIFHTGKIQDYAFYMLSFIGLVLLIYLLF; the protein is encoded by the coding sequence ATGACTGATTTTATTCATCCGGGAGTGGTTCTGATCTTCGGAGCTCTTTTGTTGCCAGCATTACCCAAGAATATGAGAGGACCCTACAGTGTTCTCATCGCTACAGTAGGCTTTTTCCTTACATTAATAGCCGAGCAGGGATTTTATGGTTATATGAGTTTGTTTGGTATGGATATATCGCCTCTTGTTAGGGTGGACAAACTGAGCCTTCTTTTTGCCTATATATTTAGTTTTATTGGTTTGATTGGGATAATCTATTGCTATCATATAGATGATTGGATTCAACAGTTGGCTGGACTTTTCTATACAGGTGCATCAGTAGGCGTTAGCTTTGCAGCAGATATTTTAAGCTTCTATCTTTTCTGGGAGATGTTGTCTTTTTGCGCGGTTTTACTTATCTGGTCTCAGAGAACAAAAGAGGCAACAGAGGCAGGCTACAGATACATTCTTGTTCATGTAGCGGGTGGTCTTTCCCTTTTTGCAGGCATAATGATCTATATCTCTCAAACAGGAAGTTTTCAGTTTGACTCCTTTATGAGCTACTCTGGAGAGCTTTTCTGGTGGCTTACTCTTATTGGCTTTATACTTTGCGCTGCGGTACCACCCTTGCATGCGTGGCTACCAGATGCCTATCCATCTGCAACAATTTATGGAAGTGTTTTCCTTAATCCATTTACTACCAAAGCAGCAGTTTACGCTTTAATAAGAGGATTTCCTGGAGCAGAGATACTGATATACCTTGGCTCTGTTATGGCAGTTTATGGTGTCATATATGCGTTACTTGAGAATAATCTAAGAAGACTACTTTCATACCACATAGTAAGTCAGGTTGGCTATATGGTTGCTGGAGTAGGACTCGGTACCATTACTTTGGGGCTTAATGGTTCAGCTTCACATGCATTCAACCACATACTTTATAAATGCCTTCTTTTCATGTCTGCAGGAGCAGTAATTTATGCCACAGGAAAGGAAAAGATGACAGAACTTGGTGATTTTGGAAAATATGCACCACTTACTGCCATAAGCTTTTTTGTAGGTGCTTTTTCAATTGCTGGATTTCCGCTTACTAACGGATTTATTGGAAAATCACCAATCATCTCTGCCGCAGGTGAACTCAAAAATGCCTTTGCCTACATTATGCTCAATGTGGCAACATGCGGAACTATTATAAGCATTATCTGTAAAATGGGATACTATACTTTCTTTTCAGAGAAAAAGGCAGACTATCAGGTCAAAGAGATTCCTTTAAATATGAAGATTGCTATGCTCACAACATCAGCACTATGTATATTAATTGGAATTTTCCCACAGTTCTTCTACAATTTCTTGCCATATCCAATAGATTATGAGCCTTATACAGTCCAGCATATTCTTGACACATTGGGAATATTCAGTTTTACAGGGCTTGTTTTTGCCATGTTTCTTAAGACACTTAAGCCAAAATCATATATCAATCTTGACATAGATTGGTTCTATAGGGTGGGGGCAAAATACTCATTAAAATCTCTAAATAAAACTGTTGTCCCTGCAGAGTATGGATTTATAAACAAAATATGGAGATGGTTAATAGACCGAATAATTTTACCTCTTTCATCCAAAATTATGGCTTATGAAGACAGAAAAATGAATGGGATACCTACTTTTATGTCCAATTTAGCAAAGACTATGAGTGATGGATTAGCAATTTTTCATACTGGTAAGATTCAGGACTATGCTTTTTATATGTTAAGTTTTATAGGGCTTGTGCTTTTGATATATCTTTTGTTTTAG
- a CDS encoding NADH-quinone oxidoreductase subunit A yields the protein MEPGSYIPYKYLPVLIAMIFATVFGLGGLIVNKIVAPRKFNPIKFIAYESGNPPSGEPKERFYIGFFLLAILFVVFDVEVIFLYPWAVAFDAISLEGFWMMIIFILLIFIGYIYEIFMGALTWHRK from the coding sequence ATGGAGCCAGGTTCATACATACCTTACAAATATCTACCTGTTCTAATTGCCATGATATTTGCCACGGTCTTTGGCTTAGGAGGACTTATTGTTAATAAGATTGTCGCTCCAAGGAAATTTAATCCTATCAAGTTTATTGCCTATGAATCTGGAAACCCACCAAGTGGTGAACCAAAGGAGAGGTTTTATATTGGCTTTTTCCTTCTTGCCATTCTCTTTGTGGTCTTTGATGTGGAAGTCATTTTTCTCTATCCTTGGGCAGTTGCCTTTGACGCCATATCCCTTGAGGGATTTTGGATGATGATTATATTTATCTTGCTGATTTTTATTGGATATATCTATGAAATCTTTATGGGAGCACTCACATGGCACAGGAAATAG
- a CDS encoding NADH-quinone oxidoreductase subunit C, which produces MAQEIERVLEEEPLVSEPSTFSSCHSEGARATEESLKIAYKLKEQFPEEVIEIKEFRGQVSVIVKSNKIKEILKYLKNQQGFNHLQDLCGVDYSPEKPRFEIVYNLYSIWRRLHIRVRAKVNEETPELDSVTDLWEGANWHERECFDMFGIRFIGHPDLRRILMPEDWNGYPLRKDYPLKGKELWRGFREIIESSSVEENK; this is translated from the coding sequence ATGGCACAGGAAATAGAGAGAGTTTTAGAGGAAGAGCCCTTAGTATCTGAGCCAAGCACTTTTTCTTCGTGTCATTCCGAGGGAGCGAGAGCGACCGAGGAATCTCTTAAGATTGCATATAAGTTGAAAGAGCAATTTCCAGAGGAAGTAATCGAAATAAAAGAGTTCAGAGGACAGGTTTCTGTAATTGTAAAGTCAAATAAAATTAAAGAGATTTTAAAATATTTAAAAAATCAACAGGGATTCAATCATCTTCAAGACCTATGCGGTGTTGATTATTCTCCTGAAAAACCAAGGTTTGAGATAGTCTACAATCTCTATAGCATTTGGAGAAGGCTTCATATAAGAGTTAGAGCAAAGGTTAACGAAGAGACTCCAGAATTAGATTCAGTTACAGATTTATGGGAAGGTGCAAACTGGCATGAAAGAGAATGCTTTGACATGTTCGGAATAAGATTTATTGGGCATCCAGACCTTAGAAGAATACTTATGCCTGAGGATTGGAATGGATATCCACTAAGGAAAGATTATCCCCTTAAGGGTAAAGAGCTTTGGAGAGGCTTTAGAGAGATTATTGAAAGTTCTTCAGTGGAGGAGAATAAATGA
- a CDS encoding monovalent cation/H+ antiporter subunit D family protein, producing MIELLPLLAILVSAIGAVIIVLIGERNPNLREATSVIAGVLKFSFVCMLIPPFLRGETIGLKIATILPGIELSFRVDGLGLLFAFGASFLWILTTFYSIGYMRTLREHAQTRYFTCFALSLSSAIGIAFAANLFTMFIFYEALTIVTYPLVAHHEDREGLEGGRQYIVYLLGTAKIFLFAAIVITYILTGTLDFRKGGIFAPEIVEENKLILQILLILFIYGFNKSAVMPLHSWLPAAMVAPTPVSALLHAVAVVKAGVFTVSRVLLNIYGEATIKAIGMQDLIFFLTGFTIIMGSLIALTRDDFKARLAFSTVANLSYIIIGVAMFSPLGIMGGLIHISMHAFSKITMFFVAGSVYVSTHVKRISELDGIGKVMPITMFSFFLATLSMIGIPLFAGFISKYNLAMGALQIGRPELLGIFIASSFLNAVYFLPISYKAFFRKPLQENRWQNVKENYFCAIPLLITALFTIILGVYPDFLMEIIRRVMQ from the coding sequence ATGATAGAGCTACTACCGCTTTTAGCTATATTAGTATCTGCTATAGGAGCTGTAATAATTGTTCTAATTGGAGAGAGGAATCCAAACCTGAGAGAAGCCACATCTGTAATAGCAGGAGTTTTAAAGTTTTCCTTTGTCTGTATGCTTATTCCTCCTTTTTTAAGAGGGGAAACTATAGGATTAAAAATTGCTACAATTTTACCTGGAATAGAGCTTTCCTTCAGGGTTGATGGATTGGGTTTACTTTTTGCCTTCGGCGCTTCATTCCTATGGATTTTAACAACTTTTTACTCAATCGGCTATATGCGAACTCTTAGAGAGCATGCTCAGACAAGATATTTTACCTGTTTTGCCCTTTCTCTAAGTTCTGCAATAGGTATTGCCTTTGCTGCAAATCTATTTACAATGTTTATCTTTTATGAAGCATTAACTATTGTAACCTATCCTCTTGTAGCCCATCACGAAGACAGAGAAGGACTTGAGGGTGGTAGACAGTATATTGTGTATCTCTTAGGTACAGCGAAAATTTTCCTATTTGCTGCCATAGTTATCACTTATATTCTTACAGGAACACTTGATTTTAGAAAAGGTGGAATCTTTGCGCCTGAAATCGTTGAAGAAAATAAACTTATTCTACAAATATTGCTTATACTTTTCATCTATGGGTTTAATAAATCTGCTGTGATGCCTCTTCATAGTTGGCTGCCTGCAGCAATGGTAGCTCCTACTCCTGTTAGTGCATTGCTTCACGCTGTTGCTGTTGTTAAAGCAGGTGTATTCACTGTTTCAAGAGTTTTGCTTAATATCTATGGAGAAGCAACGATAAAGGCAATCGGAATGCAGGATTTAATATTTTTCCTCACAGGCTTTACTATAATAATGGGCTCACTTATTGCTCTTACAAGAGATGATTTCAAAGCAAGACTTGCTTTTTCAACAGTGGCAAATCTTTCATACATAATTATCGGAGTTGCCATGTTTTCGCCTTTAGGAATAATGGGAGGACTTATTCATATAAGTATGCATGCTTTCTCTAAAATAACCATGTTCTTTGTGGCAGGCTCTGTTTATGTATCAACTCATGTAAAGAGAATAAGCGAACTTGATGGAATAGGTAAGGTTATGCCAATTACCATGTTTTCCTTTTTTCTTGCTACTTTGAGCATGATAGGAATACCTCTTTTTGCAGGCTTTATAAGCAAATATAATCTTGCGATGGGAGCTTTGCAGATAGGCAGACCCGAACTTCTTGGAATTTTTATTGCCAGTTCATTTCTTAATGCAGTCTATTTTCTTCCGATTTCCTATAAAGCTTTCTTTAGAAAACCATTACAGGAAAACAGATGGCAAAATGTTAAGGAAAACTACTTCTGTGCCATACCTTTGCTCATTACTGCTTTATTTACGATTATTCTTGGAGTATATCCAGATTTTCTCATGGAAATTATAAGGAGAGTGATGCAATGA
- a CDS encoding NADH-quinone oxidoreductase subunit D → MGETEIEKVSDTTFVLQMGPHHPATHGVLKLLCEFEGERVINIKPDVGYLHRGVEKLSESKTYPGAMTLTDRLDYISSMTNNIGYCLAVERLMGIEPPPRAKFIRTMVSEMTRLSSHLLWLATHALDIGAMTVFLYAFREREQILQFFEKICGARLTVSYPRIGGVRVDIKEHVLDEIYKFMDLMLIRVDEYETLLTENRIWIARTRGVGVIAPEDAVLLGLTGPALRGSGVYYDIRKQIPYDAYSEIDFEVPLGEKGDTYDRYLCRIREMRQSVLIVKQCIEKMPEGKILSDKSPDIDLPHQAKRKIEPGDSLWNGFIAFSEEKQEIMPKGEIYSAIEAPKGELGFYIVSDGSGRPYRMRVRAPSFIHISAIPKLCEGHLLADVIAIIGTLDIVMGEADR, encoded by the coding sequence ATGGGGGAGACTGAAATAGAAAAAGTAAGTGACACAACCTTTGTTCTTCAGATGGGACCACATCATCCTGCTACTCATGGGGTGCTGAAACTTCTCTGTGAGTTTGAGGGTGAAAGGGTAATCAATATAAAGCCAGATGTTGGTTATTTACATAGAGGTGTGGAAAAACTCTCTGAAAGTAAGACCTATCCAGGTGCAATGACTCTTACAGACAGGCTTGATTACATCTCAAGTATGACCAACAATATTGGTTACTGTCTTGCCGTTGAGAGACTTATGGGAATAGAACCACCACCACGGGCAAAATTTATAAGAACAATGGTATCTGAAATGACCAGATTAAGTAGTCATCTTCTCTGGCTTGCTACCCATGCCTTAGACATCGGTGCAATGACCGTGTTTCTTTATGCATTCAGAGAGAGAGAGCAGATATTGCAGTTTTTTGAAAAAATATGTGGTGCCCGACTTACGGTTAGCTATCCAAGAATTGGAGGGGTAAGGGTTGATATAAAAGAGCATGTTCTTGATGAGATTTATAAGTTTATGGATTTAATGCTCATCAGAGTTGATGAATATGAAACACTTCTTACAGAAAACCGTATCTGGATTGCGAGAACTCGAGGGGTTGGAGTCATCGCACCAGAGGATGCAGTTCTATTAGGACTTACAGGTCCTGCTTTGAGAGGTTCTGGAGTTTACTACGATATAAGAAAACAAATACCATATGATGCATACAGCGAAATTGATTTTGAAGTACCTCTTGGAGAAAAAGGGGATACTTATGATAGGTATTTATGCAGAATAAGGGAAATGAGACAGTCTGTACTGATTGTAAAACAATGTATTGAAAAGATGCCAGAAGGAAAAATTTTATCAGATAAATCTCCTGATATTGATTTGCCCCATCAGGCAAAAAGAAAGATTGAACCAGGGGATTCTCTCTGGAATGGATTTATTGCATTTTCAGAGGAAAAACAGGAAATAATGCCCAAAGGAGAAATCTATTCAGCCATAGAAGCACCGAAAGGTGAGCTTGGCTTTTATATAGTGAGTGACGGTTCAGGAAGACCTTACAGAATGAGAGTTAGAGCGCCTTCATTTATTCACATATCTGCAATTCCAAAGCTTTGTGAGGGACATCTTCTTGCAGATGTAATAGCAATAATTGGAACTCTGGACATAGTTATGGGAGAGGCTGACCGATGA
- a CDS encoding 4Fe-4S dicluster domain-containing protein, which produces MSIYYIYQDHDRCIGCYACEVHCKTKNELPVGPRLCRIIETDIKLIGGLPRQRFVFMPCFHCEDPWCVKACPTGAMQKRSKDGIVFVEQSLCVGCKSCITACPWGVPQWNPETGKVVKCDYCKDRVDQGLKPACVTKCTTKALKFVSADEASKLKRERFVKDTYASLY; this is translated from the coding sequence ATGAGCATCTACTATATATATCAAGACCATGACCGTTGCATAGGTTGTTATGCCTGTGAGGTGCACTGTAAAACAAAAAATGAACTTCCCGTAGGACCGAGACTTTGTAGAATAATTGAAACAGATATAAAACTAATCGGAGGACTTCCAAGACAAAGATTTGTCTTTATGCCCTGTTTTCACTGTGAAGACCCCTGGTGTGTAAAAGCCTGTCCCACAGGTGCAATGCAGAAGCGTTCAAAGGATGGAATAGTTTTTGTTGAGCAGTCTCTTTGCGTTGGCTGTAAATCTTGCATTACGGCTTGCCCATGGGGAGTACCTCAGTGGAATCCTGAGACTGGCAAAGTTGTAAAGTGTGATTACTGTAAGGACAGGGTAGACCAGGGTTTGAAGCCTGCTTGTGTTACAAAGTGCACAACAAAGGCATTGAAGTTTGTCTCTGCTGATGAGGCTTCAAAACTCAAGAGAGAGAGGTTTGTGAAGGATACCTATGCTTCCCTCTACTAA